From one Candidatus Nanopelagicales bacterium genomic stretch:
- a CDS encoding acyl-CoA dehydrogenase family protein, with protein MAVTHDVVNQVPPREGHDVFGADDALVEAVVRHGGHAHLGRLSGLGVLAGTPEARAWGEDANEHVPVLRTHDRFGHRVDEVTFHPSWHELMTVAVAQGLNAAPWTSTEPAPHVARAAGFMVWSQVEAGHGCPMSMTYASVPALRVSPDVAADWVSGLASTSYDFGLRPAAGKAGLVAGMAMTEKQGGSDVRTNSTVATPVAGDEYLLTGHKWFCSAPMSDVFLVLAQAPGGLTCFVVPRVLPDGTRNVFRLQRLKNKLGNRSNASAEIEFEGTLARRLGDEGRGVRTIVEMVSATRLDCVLGSTALMRVATSEAVWHATHRSAFGAVLVDQPLMRGVLADLALEVEAATALGIRLAAAVDAAEAGDEQERLLRRIALPASKYWVTKRAEMLTGEALECLGGNGYVEDSGLPRIYREAPVNSVWEGSGNVNALDLLRALSREPGTLDALLAELGTARGADPRYDAAVTDLLDSLADASEVERRARRLAERVAVLLQASLLLRYAPDPVADAFVATRVDGDSGATFGTLPRGVDLDLLVARADPAIPATALASSPGVHP; from the coding sequence ATGGCCGTGACGCACGACGTCGTCAACCAGGTCCCGCCCCGCGAGGGGCACGACGTATTCGGCGCCGACGATGCGCTGGTCGAGGCGGTGGTGCGCCACGGCGGCCACGCCCACCTCGGGCGGCTCTCGGGCCTCGGGGTGCTGGCGGGGACGCCGGAGGCGCGCGCGTGGGGCGAGGACGCCAACGAGCACGTGCCCGTGCTGCGCACCCACGACCGCTTCGGCCACCGGGTCGACGAGGTGACGTTCCACCCGTCGTGGCACGAGCTGATGACCGTGGCCGTGGCCCAGGGGCTGAACGCGGCGCCGTGGACGTCGACCGAGCCCGCGCCGCACGTCGCCCGGGCCGCCGGCTTCATGGTGTGGTCGCAGGTGGAGGCGGGCCACGGCTGCCCCATGTCGATGACGTACGCCTCGGTCCCGGCGCTGCGGGTGTCGCCCGACGTGGCTGCCGACTGGGTGTCGGGGCTGGCGTCGACGTCGTACGACTTCGGGCTGCGCCCCGCCGCCGGCAAGGCCGGCCTGGTCGCCGGGATGGCGATGACGGAGAAGCAGGGCGGCTCCGACGTACGCACGAACAGCACCGTGGCGACACCGGTGGCCGGGGACGAGTACCTGCTCACCGGGCACAAGTGGTTCTGCTCCGCGCCGATGTCCGACGTGTTCCTCGTGCTGGCCCAGGCACCCGGTGGTCTCACCTGCTTCGTGGTGCCGCGGGTGCTGCCGGACGGCACCCGCAACGTGTTCCGCCTGCAGCGGCTGAAGAACAAGCTCGGCAACCGGTCCAATGCCTCAGCCGAGATCGAGTTCGAGGGCACCCTGGCCCGGCGGCTCGGCGACGAGGGCCGCGGCGTGCGGACGATCGTCGAGATGGTGTCGGCGACCCGGCTGGACTGCGTGCTGGGCAGCACGGCGCTGATGCGGGTGGCCACCTCGGAGGCGGTGTGGCACGCCACCCACCGGTCCGCGTTCGGCGCCGTGCTGGTGGACCAGCCGCTGATGCGCGGGGTGCTGGCCGACCTGGCCCTGGAGGTCGAGGCGGCCACGGCCCTGGGCATCCGGCTGGCTGCCGCGGTGGACGCCGCGGAGGCCGGTGACGAGCAGGAGCGTCTGCTGCGGCGCATCGCGCTGCCTGCGTCGAAGTACTGGGTCACGAAGCGCGCCGAGATGCTCACCGGCGAGGCGCTGGAGTGCCTGGGCGGCAACGGGTACGTGGAGGACTCCGGGCTGCCGCGGATCTACCGGGAGGCGCCGGTCAACTCGGTCTGGGAGGGCTCGGGCAACGTCAACGCGCTGGACCTGCTGCGGGCGCTGTCCCGGGAGCCGGGGACGCTGGACGCACTGCTGGCTGAGCTCGGGACGGCGCGGGGGGCCGATCCTCGGTACGACGCCGCGGTCACCGACCTGCTGGACTCGCTGGCCGACGCCAGCGAGGTGGAGCGCCGGGCCCGTCGGCTGGCCGAGCGGGTGGCGGTGCTGCTGCAGGCGTCGCTGCTGCTGCGGTACGCCCCGGACCCGGTGGCCGACGCGTTCGTGGCCACCCGGGTCGACGGGGACAGCGGGGCCACCTTCGGCACGCTGCCCCGGGGCGTGGACCTCGACCTGCTGGTCGCGCGCGCCGACCCGGCCATCCCCGCCACGGCGCTCGCGTCGTCCCCCGGCGTCCACCCCTAG
- the zapE gene encoding cell division protein ZapE translates to MPARLVDRDPRVDRDRLIGEFVPPPRFDSVRFETYLPDPAQPTQAAAVAGLRAFANRLAAGAGSAERRRWFRRAAPPEGRAGVYLDGGFGVGKTHLLASLWHVAPGPKAFGTFVGYTHLVGALGFQAAVEALASMRLVCIDEFELDDPGDTVLMSTLLARLVERGVALAATSNTLPDRLGEGRFAAEDFLREIQGLSAHFDVLRIDGEDYRHRGVPDAPRPVDVDVLERRADATPASTLDDFADLVVHLSRVHPSRYGALLDGVDAVFLRDVRTVTDQAEALRLVVLADRLYDRDVPVVASGVPLDRLFSAEMLRGGYRKKYYRALSRLVALAREGGGLAARGEA, encoded by the coding sequence GTGCCCGCCCGTCTCGTCGACCGTGATCCGCGGGTCGACCGGGACCGACTGATCGGCGAGTTCGTGCCGCCGCCGCGGTTCGACTCGGTGCGCTTCGAGACGTACCTCCCGGATCCCGCGCAGCCCACGCAGGCGGCCGCGGTCGCGGGACTGCGGGCGTTCGCCAACCGGCTCGCGGCCGGGGCCGGCAGCGCCGAGCGGCGCCGTTGGTTCCGGCGCGCCGCCCCTCCGGAGGGGCGGGCGGGGGTCTACCTCGACGGCGGGTTCGGCGTCGGGAAGACGCACCTGCTGGCCTCGCTGTGGCACGTGGCTCCGGGGCCGAAGGCATTCGGCACCTTCGTGGGATACACGCACCTCGTCGGCGCCCTGGGCTTCCAGGCCGCCGTGGAGGCGCTGGCCTCGATGCGGCTGGTGTGCATCGACGAGTTCGAGCTCGACGACCCCGGCGACACGGTGCTGATGTCCACCCTGCTGGCCCGCCTGGTCGAGCGCGGGGTTGCCCTGGCGGCGACGTCCAACACGCTGCCGGACCGGCTGGGGGAGGGCCGCTTCGCCGCGGAGGACTTCCTGCGTGAGATCCAGGGGCTGTCGGCGCACTTCGACGTGCTGCGCATCGACGGCGAGGACTACCGGCACCGTGGCGTGCCGGACGCGCCGCGGCCGGTGGACGTCGACGTGTTGGAGCGGCGCGCGGACGCGACCCCCGCGTCGACGCTGGACGACTTCGCTGACCTGGTGGTCCACCTGTCCCGGGTGCACCCGTCGCGCTACGGGGCCCTGCTGGACGGCGTGGACGCGGTCTTCCTGCGGGACGTGCGCACCGTCACCGACCAGGCCGAGGCGCTGCGGCTGGTCGTGCTCGCCGACCGGCTGTACGACCGGGACGTGCCGGTCGTGGCCAGCGGCGTACCCCTGGACCGGCTGTTCTCCGCGGAGATGCTGCGCGGCGGCTACCGGAAGAAGTACTACCGGGCGCTGTCCCGGCTGGTCGCGCTGGCCCGTGAGGGCGGCGGGCTGGCCGCCCGCGGCGAGGCCTGA
- a CDS encoding pyrimidine reductase family protein — protein sequence MLLPETGADLTDEAIVAAYAWPQDAWPQDAGTPVAADGAWLRCNMVSSVDGAARGPDGLSGPLNNAADMRVFGLLRGRADAILVGAQTVRAEGYRSARPKAAFADARRTAGQRPAPVMALVSRSLDLDTGAAMFADPAERPIVLTTQSADPGRRAALERVADVVMCGDTSVDPGLARAALVARGLTRIHSEGGPTLLAGLAAAGQLDELCLTVTPVLAGGAYPDLADVSRILHGVPLPDPPRALRIGHLLEDDGTLFLRYRVTA from the coding sequence ATGCTGCTGCCCGAGACCGGCGCGGACCTGACCGACGAGGCGATCGTCGCGGCGTACGCCTGGCCGCAGGACGCCTGGCCGCAGGACGCCGGGACCCCGGTCGCCGCGGACGGCGCCTGGCTGCGCTGCAACATGGTGTCCTCCGTCGACGGCGCGGCCCGGGGTCCGGACGGGCTGAGTGGGCCGCTGAACAACGCCGCGGACATGCGGGTGTTCGGCCTGCTCCGCGGCCGTGCCGACGCGATCCTCGTCGGCGCCCAGACCGTCCGGGCGGAGGGCTACCGCAGTGCCCGCCCCAAGGCCGCCTTCGCCGACGCACGGCGCACCGCCGGCCAGCGCCCAGCACCGGTCATGGCCCTCGTCAGCAGGTCGCTGGACCTGGACACCGGGGCGGCGATGTTCGCCGACCCGGCCGAGCGCCCGATCGTCCTGACCACGCAGTCAGCAGATCCCGGACGGCGGGCCGCGCTGGAGCGCGTGGCCGACGTCGTCATGTGCGGTGACACCTCCGTCGACCCGGGTCTCGCGCGTGCCGCCCTCGTCGCTCGCGGGCTCACGCGCATCCACAGCGAGGGCGGACCCACCCTGCTGGCTGGGCTGGCGGCGGCCGGCCAGCTCGACGAGCTGTGCCTGACCGTCACCCCGGTGCTGGCCGGCGGTGCCTACCCAGACCTGGCCGACGTGTCCCGCATCCTGCACGGGGTCCCGCTCCCGGACCCGCCGCGCGCGTTGCGGATCGGGCACCTGCTCGAGGACGACGGGACGCTGTTCCTGCGCTACCGGGTGACCGCATGA
- a CDS encoding ATP-dependent DNA ligase, with product MTLRLPVLPPVSPMLAKPTGARVPAPDSVAGGLAYEPKWDGFRCVLFRDGDDVVVQGRSGDDLAYAFPEMVDAARRLLPERVVLDGELVVVVDDRLSFESLTKRIRPRKEAGGWKIAELAEQWPTSYVAFDLLADDDTDLRERAYADRRDRLEQLLHTVPAPFHLTPVTRDPDEARRWFEVFEGAGLDGVIAKPLADPYREGVRALLKVKHARTADVVVAGWRAHKQPGPDGQPVVGSLLLGLYDDAGRLHHVGVASSFTAARRADLVDELAAYALDDLSEHPWSEWADAQAHASGRMPGAVSRWTGGKDLSWTPLRPDLVAEVGYDHLEGDRFRHVAQWKRWRPDRDPLSCTYDQLERPVRFDLASILGDT from the coding sequence ATGACGCTGCGGCTTCCGGTGCTGCCCCCGGTCTCCCCCATGCTGGCCAAGCCGACCGGTGCCCGCGTTCCGGCGCCGGACTCGGTCGCCGGCGGCCTGGCGTACGAGCCCAAGTGGGACGGTTTCCGCTGCGTGCTCTTCCGTGACGGCGACGACGTCGTCGTCCAGGGCCGAAGCGGGGACGACCTCGCGTACGCGTTCCCCGAGATGGTCGACGCCGCCCGGCGCCTCTTGCCCGAGCGGGTCGTGCTCGACGGGGAACTGGTCGTAGTGGTCGACGACCGGCTGTCGTTCGAGTCCCTCACGAAGCGGATCCGCCCGCGCAAGGAGGCCGGCGGCTGGAAGATCGCCGAGCTCGCCGAGCAGTGGCCCACGTCGTACGTCGCCTTCGACCTGCTGGCGGACGACGACACGGACCTCCGCGAGCGGGCCTACGCGGACCGACGCGACCGGCTGGAGCAGCTCCTGCACACAGTCCCCGCGCCCTTCCACCTGACCCCGGTCACCCGCGACCCTGACGAAGCCCGCCGCTGGTTCGAGGTGTTCGAGGGCGCCGGGCTCGACGGCGTGATCGCCAAGCCGCTCGCGGACCCGTACCGCGAAGGCGTCCGCGCGCTGCTCAAGGTCAAGCACGCGCGGACCGCCGACGTCGTGGTCGCCGGCTGGCGGGCGCACAAGCAGCCCGGACCGGACGGGCAGCCCGTGGTCGGCTCGCTCCTGCTGGGTCTGTACGACGACGCCGGCCGGCTGCACCACGTAGGGGTCGCCTCGTCGTTCACCGCAGCCAGGCGTGCTGATCTCGTGGACGAACTGGCCGCGTACGCGCTCGACGACCTGTCGGAGCACCCGTGGTCGGAGTGGGCCGACGCTCAGGCCCATGCCTCGGGTCGCATGCCGGGTGCGGTGTCCCGCTGGACCGGCGGCAAGGACCTGTCCTGGACGCCCCTGCGCCCCGATCTGGTGGCCGAGGTGGGGTACGACCACCTGGAGGGCGACCGCTTCCGCCATGTGGCGCAGTGGAAACGGTGGCGCCCCGACCGCGACCCGCTCTCCTGCACCTATGACCAACTGGAGCGCCCGGTGCGTTTCGACCTCGCATCGATCCTCGGCGACACCTGA
- a CDS encoding DUF2892 domain-containing protein translates to MTKNEGTIDRAIRVVIAIAAVVGAWLVGFGSVWAWVLLAVAAVMLVTAAVGFCPLYRLVGLSTCPAPNRSAASRSKVAA, encoded by the coding sequence ATGACGAAGAACGAGGGAACCATCGACCGCGCGATCCGGGTCGTCATCGCGATCGCGGCCGTGGTGGGCGCGTGGCTGGTCGGCTTCGGCTCGGTCTGGGCGTGGGTGCTGCTGGCCGTGGCCGCGGTCATGCTGGTGACCGCCGCCGTGGGCTTCTGCCCGCTGTACCGGCTGGTGGGCCTGAGCACCTGCCCCGCCCCGAACCGGTCCGCCGCGTCCCGGTCGAAGGTGGCCGCCTGA
- a CDS encoding sigma-70 family RNA polymerase sigma factor, with product MTHGPFEATGDLASRLEAEVPRLSRFARSLVRDPSAAEDLVQEALTRAWERRDSLDDVRDLGAWLRRVVHNLAVDRARRTREFTVDEVEERWMRDEYTVDTAAVVERAETRAEVEDALVRLPFIYRTAVVLHDAEGMTVAEVADVTGVELPAAKQRLRRGRMMLVTALADGHERRIATQGVPLRCWDARRWVSDYLDGDVTPDVARQLERHLASCPTCPPLYAALVGVRDGMSRTRDPDSVIEPGTAERLRTRGLGTG from the coding sequence ATGACCCACGGTCCGTTCGAGGCCACTGGGGACCTCGCCTCCCGACTGGAGGCCGAGGTCCCCCGGCTGTCGCGATTCGCCCGCTCCCTCGTCCGCGACCCGAGCGCCGCGGAGGACCTGGTGCAGGAGGCGCTGACCCGGGCGTGGGAGCGCCGTGACTCCCTCGACGACGTCCGGGACCTCGGCGCCTGGCTGCGCCGGGTGGTGCACAACCTGGCCGTCGACCGGGCCCGGCGCACCCGCGAGTTCACCGTCGACGAGGTCGAGGAGCGCTGGATGCGCGACGAGTACACGGTGGACACCGCCGCGGTCGTCGAGCGGGCCGAGACCCGCGCGGAGGTCGAGGACGCGCTGGTACGGCTGCCGTTCATCTACCGCACGGCCGTGGTGCTCCACGACGCGGAGGGCATGACGGTGGCGGAGGTCGCCGACGTCACCGGGGTCGAGCTGCCCGCCGCGAAGCAGCGACTGCGGCGGGGCCGGATGATGCTGGTCACCGCCCTGGCCGACGGGCACGAGCGCCGGATCGCCACCCAGGGCGTCCCGCTGCGCTGCTGGGACGCGCGCCGCTGGGTGTCGGACTACCTCGACGGCGACGTGACCCCCGACGTCGCCCGGCAGCTCGAGCGGCACCTGGCCTCCTGCCCGACCTGTCCGCCGCTGTACGCCGCACTCGTCGGCGTCCGTGACGGCATGTCGCGCACCCGGGACCCGGACTCCGTCATCGAACCGGGGACTGCGGAGCGGTTGCGCACCCGGGGACTCGGGACCGGCTGA
- a CDS encoding chondroitinase-B domain-containing protein gives MSSRGTARTVGMGFVAPVLSVLVLAAGALLQAPPATASAPSVAGTAYRLTAVDIADNGGRIQWVGPNGEDYDPRWNPDKVNTRETPWKSIYWAIRQAQPGDTIVVLEGTYVEAAGWGARRGTAARPITLQAEPGAKVTLVGTLQLDRADYWTVTGLTITDNLSRSMPAFLVKFNGGTGWRFVNNEVYGSRSVSNVMVTGTLEPPRNYLIAGNCIHDVKPGSRTKGNDHNLYLMPGVSSGPGVVERNVIFGAPNGANIKAAGNASSASPHEVSIRYNTLAKAAAGITVGLKTTEVSMTRNLIGLRMPLNTAQWGGFDAGVKGYSLSGRGNSVTDSAIYSYPNPVRVNAASSAKIATSGVKKIDPRWNAVGCSALVPTNSAAAAYGHLAR, from the coding sequence ATGTCGAGCCGCGGGACCGCCCGCACCGTGGGGATGGGGTTCGTCGCCCCCGTCCTGTCGGTGCTGGTACTCGCCGCCGGCGCGCTGCTCCAGGCGCCCCCAGCGACCGCCTCGGCGCCCTCCGTGGCCGGCACGGCCTACCGGCTCACCGCGGTGGACATCGCCGACAATGGCGGTCGGATCCAGTGGGTCGGCCCGAACGGCGAGGACTATGACCCCCGCTGGAACCCGGACAAGGTCAACACCCGCGAGACTCCCTGGAAGTCCATCTACTGGGCGATCCGCCAGGCCCAGCCCGGCGACACGATCGTGGTGCTCGAGGGCACGTACGTCGAGGCGGCCGGCTGGGGTGCACGTCGGGGGACTGCCGCGCGACCGATCACGCTGCAGGCCGAGCCGGGTGCCAAGGTGACCCTGGTCGGGACGCTGCAGCTGGATCGGGCCGACTACTGGACGGTCACCGGCCTGACCATCACGGACAACCTCTCCCGGTCGATGCCGGCGTTCCTGGTGAAGTTCAACGGTGGGACGGGCTGGCGGTTCGTCAACAACGAGGTGTACGGGTCGCGGTCGGTCTCCAACGTGATGGTCACCGGCACGCTGGAGCCTCCCCGCAACTACCTGATCGCGGGCAACTGCATCCACGACGTCAAGCCGGGGTCGCGGACGAAAGGCAACGACCACAACCTCTACCTGATGCCGGGAGTCTCATCGGGGCCCGGCGTGGTGGAGCGCAACGTCATCTTCGGCGCGCCCAACGGCGCCAACATCAAGGCGGCCGGCAACGCGTCCTCCGCGTCCCCGCACGAGGTCTCGATCCGCTACAACACCCTGGCCAAGGCGGCGGCGGGTATCACCGTCGGGCTGAAGACGACCGAGGTGAGCATGACGCGCAACCTGATCGGGCTGCGCATGCCGTTGAACACCGCACAGTGGGGCGGGTTCGACGCCGGCGTGAAGGGGTACTCCCTCAGCGGCCGGGGCAACAGCGTGACCGACTCGGCGATCTACTCCTACCCGAATCCCGTGCGGGTCAACGCCGCCTCGTCGGCGAAGATCGCGACCTCCGGGGTGAAGAAGATCGACCCGAGGTGGAACGCGGTGGGCTGCTCGGCGCTGGTGCCGACCAACAGCGCCGCCGCGGCCTACGGGCACCTCGCGCGCTAG